The Notolabrus celidotus isolate fNotCel1 chromosome 19, fNotCel1.pri, whole genome shotgun sequence DNA window GGTACTGCATTGTCCACAGGAGGTGCCTAAGTCCACTCAAACTGAAAGCTCCTCACTGAACAGCAAACTCTCAGAACTTCATCATTTAAGCATCCTTGAGTTCACCAACAGGGACATTTTCCAAAACAGTAACATGACATGTGATGGTATTACATGGTCATATAAAGGCCATTTCTTACTGGgtattttaaattaaaggttTAACATTGTAGATCAGGGATATGCTCATTTAGTCAACTAAATGATCAAGCATTGTCAACCTTGCTGAtaggcaccagaattactagtctGGTTAAACTAATTAAATATcacttttattattcatattttagccCAAAACCTGGGTCTTGTGTTCAAGCTGTAGCGCAGCCATCTGCCAGCAGCCAGGCTGTACCACTAGTTGATGCCTATTACCATAATGCAATAATGCTCTTCTTCCCGGGTGTAAACAACCACAGATGTCAGATGGTTTCTCACTGTGcgttttgtctgtgttttgatctTAACATGGAGTCAGAAGTTaagtaggctgtgtctggttaaactggcatgtaGCCACTTGCCATGtcaccagcacaggcatgtagaCGTTATCCTGCAAGGTCGGACCGCAGGagggtggtgctagctctgctaatgttagtaACACCAGGCAAActtatttgacattgtttacctgcagctgTGCTCAGTTTTGACAGTTTCATATCTTTAGGCTAGTCAGTTAGTTGAAGTTTAAAATTCAGTTTGAATAATAAGGATATTAGCTTGTTTGAAACATCCTATCATAAATTACACCTTTGGCCTCACGACAAATCTAGCTGTAAGTGCTTTTATGTATAGGCAATGATCATTCATACATTGAGTCATTATGATATTTGTAACTTTTGGAagaatcattatttttaaaaaaaaagaaaaagattcttaatgtttttttgtttaagcAAAGTAAATATGATATTTTAAAGCTTCTCTGTGTGTTCTACAATAATAACTTGAATCTGAAAACATTTGAAGATGTCAacttacattttggaaaactgtaaaagccatttttttttacaatgtctCAACATTTTATTGACAGACTGACAAATCAATTTGAAGCACAAGCATAAAAAGACTTTTAGTTGTTAtcgagctgctgctgttgtctctGTTATGAAACTGTTATTCTGGTGGTTTAGTTTTAAAGGACAGTTTGCCTCATCTTTTCCTCGCCTCtggcagtcacacacacagacacacatacacacagacacacacacacacagacacagacacagacacacacacacacacacacacacacacacacacacacacacacacacacacacacacaccttagtCATCGTGGAGGTACAAAGAGGTGCTTAATTGTGCTTATCTTTTCTTCTATATACAGCAGCACTGATGAAAGCTGTTTCCCCCGAGGATTACAGCACAGATTATGTCCTCTTCCACCCTACAGTATACACAGTATATATAAAGCTTTCATCTAATGCAGCATTTCCACTTCTTCTATCCTCTCAAAGGGTGTACATCGTCACATGGAACGTGGGATCAGCTGTCCCtcctgatgacatcactgctCTGTTCGGACCAAATGTTTCAGATGGAAGCGTTGACATGTTTATCATCGGGTAAGCAACTATttctcccaggctcagcagtgCCAGAGGGAGACAGCCGTGAGTGCCCACTCAGTCATCTGTGATTGTTTTGATCTGTCTGCCTCTGTTACCCATCACTGTCCTTTCTATCAGAGCTTCATGCTCGCTTGTTAATGACATTTCTCTGTTCACGCACAGACTCCAAGAAGTCAACTCCATGATAAACAAGCGGCTGAAGGATGTGCTTTTTTCTGACCAGTGGAGTGATCTTTGCATGGACACACTCAGTCCTTTTGGATACGTTTTGGTCAGTAAATTTGAAGGTGCTCCTCTCCTCATGCTCCAATTAAGTCTAGTTTAGCTTGTTGATCATGCATTTTTAATCTGTCCCTTCTGTTTAGGTGGCATCCCAGCGCATGCAGggagtgctgctgctggttttcTCCAAATTCTGCCATCTTCCATTCCTCCGAGGTGTGCAGACACAGAGCACACGCACAGGACTTGGGGGATATTGGGTACGTGCTACGCATTGAAAAGCACTACTCTGAATTCAGCTCTGAGATTTATCACGTCACAAATTTTGTGGTTGGTTTGTGTCAGTGGGATGGGGGAGTTGgaatgtggtgtgtgtatgtgggtgcaTATGTCAGTGTGTGACCTTCCTGTGCGTGTTGATGTCAGCATCACCCCTGGCTGCTGCTGGTGcagtctccttctctctgaggtcagtgcagcagcaggctgtctggCTTTCTGGTTCTGTGACTCAGGggcaaaaaaaatccaccctAACTCTGTCCCCAAACACAGATAATGTTGATGAATGATGctcctttttaaaattttattttaattaaagcatttctctctgtgacctctcttttgtatatttttctcATACCAAGGGGAACAAGGGTGGCGTCAGTGCGAGGATGACGATTTTTGGCCACCCGGTGTGCTTTCTCAACTGTCACCTGCCGGCTCACATGAGGAACCTGGAGCAGCGGATGGAGGACTTTGAAAgcatcctgcagcagcagcagtttgaagGAGGGACAGCCACGGGTGTACTGGACCATGAGTAGGTGTCATCACCTAAACATAAGAGTTTGATTTAAGGGCTGAAGATGACCACCCATGAATTCATAGCACATCCATATGAAATGTCTAAATATCTCACACTCATGCATAAAacattcagtttttattttcaccaGTATTTCAGGTGTTACCTTACTTTTGCGCTGCACATcgttcatttaaaaatgtttggcaGGATCAATTTTAAAGCCTTATTATTTAATCTTTAATATATCTTTATGTATGAATTTAATGACtcacttttcttttaatttattttaatttattttacctcATTGCCACTGTTTCAAAATTTAAAGGCAattcacatttacaaaagagaACAGCTTCACCTTGAGGTGGGGCCCCGTCCAACGCACAGAATGACATTAGCGACGCAGTCCCACACAGGGTGGAACATGCACGCATCAGCCATACATTGCCACTACAAATCATCCTCTTTACATAGAAACATGTATACATAAGTAAACCTACTATATGCATGTACTAAATAATAAGACATACctactaggggtgcaacaatacatgTATCTGTATTGAACCGTTTGATACAGTGGTCACAGTttggtacgccctatgaactgaacaatacgcaattttatatttattttataaacttctgacgaggcgctctgtgctgaaagtttaGTGGATCTGCGCTTGACTAGTCCAGGCTacattgtcgagcgcaggtccactgaactgcgcaTGCCTCCCatattcattcagtccaagctggtcacgtttgttttaaccgtgcttcatctggaaatatatatttcgccatacgacggtctgctgggttcatatgttcctGCAtaagagggaagcacgagtgtcctctttggttgcagagcagagttgttctgtggtcctgtagtggtgctagactgggtgatgtggttttaaagtgtgtatatgcattacttgtggtcttatactgcacgctgtgtaaaggctgatttatacttctgcgtctcccctacacagcaggggctgacgcagacatgagccccacatacttgtgcgtcgatgtgtccgtgtcacgcagctaTTCTCttccgaaacgcctgagggcagtgtggtctctctgatagccggccgcctgcttccggccccgctacgatctctgtttacttttccacagagattcagagcgtgttatgttaatctacagctgatacatgttgctgtttattatacagacatgaatacatgaagaatagagaggaggagatgaaatacacggtcgatgtgcggccaatgtccgggatcccggaagtgttgtaaatgcgggaaagacaaagccgccgagcggaccaatcacagagcttgcggtccgcgtcggctctacggggagttacattttggaggaggtgcacgtcagctacgtgcgtaggcctcggcgtaggtacgggagctacgtggacccccggcgtcgggtacgccattgattcaacgcagaagtataaatcagccttaagacttcagcctgataccggacagtgttttccctgccATTATATCGGGGGGGCACGCGCCGGGTCCCAtccccccttggaagtcaaagcagatggGATTTAAGGTtcccctctctcatagatcaggtctataccttgttcttttatttaacagactaaacagccgtatgttatttatcttatttacatgacgggatgtcatttctgtctctacttGGTCGCgctcacaattctcctctgctctctgtatggCGCAAGGCAGACGCgcacgcagacagacacacagacacacatacacaattacacacacactcacacacacacacacacacacacacacacacacacacacacacacatgcaatccCCCCAtgtacagcagaacatgtgtcaggtatagctgcccctgatacatttaatttaattgaatttaaaagctgtgcttttgagctgaaataaatgttggtaatttcaataaactacaagtaaaaaaaggcatggaaatgtctctttttctgtatcgaaaaAGTATCGAACCGTTTCAAAAACGTATCAAACAAAACTGACATGAATTTTGAGTATCGTTGTACCCCTAATACCTACACACATGGATCCCTGTCTTAACATGCACTGACGTAAATGACTacacagcttttatttttctaatgaaAATGACCTGACTACATTCTGTCTTTCCCCAGTGTTGTGTTCTGGTTTGGTGATCTAAATTTCCGTATCGAAGACTACGACATTCATGTGGTGAAATGTGCCATCGATAGCAATAAGCTCCCTCTTCTGTTGGAGCGAGATCAGGTGAGGCGCCTTTTATTAGTGGGGTAGAATTTTCTGGAAGGTTTCCCACCACCTGTGTATCTTTTGACTACCAACTCCAAGCAGCAGAGGGCACTGTAACACAGCTTCACCTCCTGCCAGGATGATGAAACTACATCCAGGCATAAGCAATTTTAGAATGAACACATTTTGACCCTACTTTGCTTTAAAGAGTGACATAAATTCTGACATCTCTACTACGCAAGCCCTTAGACCATAAGTCTGAACCAGGAGGGTTaagattttctttttaagttatatttttgggctttttcgcctttattaaCAGGACAGCTggtgagagacaggaaatgtgaggagtagagagtgggggaagacatgcagcaaatagtcgaccggccgggagtcaatctggtgacctctgcgacgagtaCAATAGCCTtgatacatggggcgcttagactgctaggccaccagcgccccagcaAAGATTTTCTTTCAAATGAATGCATAGTGTGGGAATTATAAGGAGGGCTTTCCCTTTGTATGTATAAGAGTAATTTTTAACAACTTGTACACACATTGATATACAAAGTAAAATGAGATAATTCTTAAGACGTATTTATAAAGCATACTAAAGATGAGACTTCTCTACTGTTTTCTCATCATAACTTTTCATAAAATGCTTTAAAGATATGTTCTCTCTGAACATATTTTCaagttttccttgtgtttttagGTTCCCCAGCTTTGTATAACATGTAGGTGCacttctttttaatgttttatggtacttcaaagtgtttcttattgttttttttaaacacaatttaaattattgttgttgtttttataagaaGCTTCCAACTATTACCTTTTTATTAATGGTTATTGGATGTGTAACAGGGTTCAAATTGGGATGATTTACAATACCTGCCATAAAAGAGTGCTGTtgactgtatgtgtgtaaaaatgtatgaaaaccATAATAATGTATATATGAATACTCTCATTCACCCTCTCTACAGCTCAACATGGCTAAAAACACAGAGTCCATCCTAGAGGGCTTTATGGAGGGACCACTCAAATTCCCACCTACCTATAAGTTTGATGTGGGCACTCATACATACGACACAAGGTTAGTCCAGTAGTCTCTGCCAAACTTAACCCCATTTTGCTCTGATGTTACTGCCTGTTCTGAGTTTTTGTCCCTTTTCcttcatttctatcagtgctaaAAAGAGGAAACCAGCCTGGACAGATCGCATCCTCTGGCGCCTCCGTCGTACTGGTTCCCCAGTTCCTACCCACAATGCAGCACTGCAGCGGGGTTTGACCTCATGGCTTGGTGGGGCGACTAAAGTGACACATCATACGTATAGGAGTCACATGGGCTTTACCATCAGTGACCACAAGcctgtttctgctgtgttttcactGCATGTGAGACATCATTTCCTCGAATCTActtaaatgtctcttttttgaGTTGTTGCATTGTCcccattgttttatttaccatctgctctgtgttctAGTTCCCGTTCAAGGTAGAAGTTCCTCTGGTGGAGCTGCAGGTCAGCAAGGAATGGAGTAAAGTTTCAGATGCTACAGTCAGATTCACCGTTGCATCAACGTATCAACGCAGCTCATGGGACTGGGTTGCAATATACAAGGTAATACAACAGAGTGCAATATGGTACATTACAATACTACACCacatgatacgataagatacgacaTGAAACGATACGATATGAGGAGATACGACATGATGAGATACGACAGGAGACAACACGATAAGATACAGTACAGTACGATAGGATGTGATACAATAGAATACAATATGACTCTATACTATACAATAGGATATGatgatacaacacaacacaatataCGAGATGATACAATATCATACATTGTGATACATTTCAACACAGTATGATACGATTTGCATAGCAGTGCTACATACAGTTAGCAGTGGTAAGACTAAATTAAAACTATATTATCGATCATCAATCCAAATGTAACTCGAGAATGACATGACAGTGTCAACCACACACAGCATATATTTCACATTACCTTTACCTCAAAAGAACAAGAATATGTCTATGTCCTGTATTCGTGTTTGATGCCATTTGTTACTTCTCCAAAGGTTGGATTCAGACATCACAAAGATTACCAGGCATATATATGGGCCAAGGGAGAGCATGCAACACAGGTGTGTCAGAGCCttaaattcacatttttatactgGGACACAACTGAATTCAGGGTTCATTTATTCAAGTTCCTCTCTTCCCCAGGTGACATTTACAGAGGAGGATTTACCTCGAGATGATTGTGAATACATGCTGGGTTACTACAGTAACAACATGAACACCATTGTTGGCTTGTCAACACCAATTCAGGTAGGAAACGCATCTCCCTGCATCTTATCATGTATTCATGACTGCATGTGTGCATATGGGACCTACAAAGTGTGGACACCAAAACATTAGATCGACATATGgctgtttaatattttacagtaaAATCCATGGTAATGAAACTACCTCTCTAATAACGTCCACCCTCCTGGAACATTTTTCCTGAAGTTTGTCTTTTGTGAAGTCAGCTAAGGATGTTGCGCTGACTCACACTCAATGTTCCAGTTCATCACAAAGTAATTTTATGGGGTTAAGTTCAGAGCACTCTGCAGGGCAGCTGAGTTCTTCCAGTGCTTACTCTATCTATGTTGTAAGGTACACCTATATCTGCTAGATATAAGTACTTAGAGATGAAATTACATTAATAAGATTTTAATGCAGGGTTTTGATTTGTAGTCAAATATTTCTAAAGTACactgttttattactttttttttttactaaaaaaaaatgtctgaagaGGCGTGCCTACATACATTTGGTTTTTGGACTAAATAGTTTCTTTTTTAGCAACCTCACTCAGGCAGTAACTTCTTTTCATCCTGTTCAGATCAAGATTCCAGTCCACAGCCCCACTGCTCGCCGCTCTGACAGTTCAGACGTCAGCTCAGAGGATGACAGCACTCTAGTGCTGCTGGCTCCATGCTCCCGCAGTCCAAGCCCTAAAACCGGCAAACACCACAACCACCGCCACCGTCGCAGCCGCAGCCCTGCTGTTCCTGCTATGTCCTCCAACCCGCTTCCATCCTTGCAGGGCCTCAGCCTCCACCCTCGCTCTAAAGACGGCCAGACTCGCAGCCGCTCACCCTGCTCTGCTGCAAAGAAGGAGCGTCTAGTCTCCCCAGACACTGTGCCTACTCCCACCATCATCAGCCCGCTCAGCCCACGCAGTCCTGTGTCTCCAGGTGGTGGAGTGACTGCACCGGAGGCCCTCATTGCAGCCATCATTGGTGAACACAGACCAGCTCAGGTTAGCCCCACTGGGGTCAAACAGATAGGAAAAGCAGGGGACACAAATACTGCGTAGAATATCAATAGATAATGGGGAATTCCATTATTTTTATGCCATGGCCCTATTTTTACAGATTTTGAGATCTTAATGACAAATAggtaattaaatattttaaactgCTCTGAAAGATTCCTTCAGCCAGCAGCCTTGAAATTGGCTTTACTGACTGCAGTTGTTTCATCTGGAGCACACACTCTAATCAAAGTACATCAACAAAAAGTGTTGTCAGTCTCAGATTGTAGTTGTATGTGTttgacaactttacaaacagcatcCATACAAAAAATGACCATTTTTGTTAAAGAGTAAGAGTTTATTTTAAACTAGAAACAGCCATCACAGTGCTCCCTTTGAACCCACCAGACTCCattcacattttattattttgcgattttaaaatgttctgtttaatCAGACCTAAACACTTCAATAGCAAAAGTCACacaatcacaaaaacaaactacGTGATCAAGGTAGCACTGGACCAGCAAGTCCTGTTTTCTGCAAGCTGTAATTACTGTTTTTGtcaatggagtctggtggcttgaaagagagttatgaaaaaatgtatcCTGGTCCATAAAAATGATCTTGATCTCTAACAAAAATGTCTTTCTCTGTGAGATACTTTCTATAGTTTTACCAGACACTTACAGTGAgggaggaactttcagtttctATCGACATTGGCAATTAGACTTTGTTTattctgttctgtacatgtgTTTGGAGAGTTTTTCAAAGCCCCTGTGGAGAGTGAGAGCAGGCCACAGGACaaatctttgtttacatttacagcTTCAAAAGCTTACAGTGGGTGATCCATTTGACTACAtttgacagcaggatgagagttTTCAATCCAAAAAGAATCTTCTAAATGAATGTCAAGATCAGCAGTTACCTCTTTGC harbors:
- the LOC117830706 gene encoding inositol polyphosphate 5-phosphatase K, coding for MQPRQISADPCGPKLQPGPCVVIGPSPALPPQLAICPPEVLKKPPALSPTQASILPVNVTDHMQSRQSKSGSTPVPLTSISRPRPTALGTKPAPKMPRISADPSKDIDLIPVCIPVPQSANILMHSPTESTLSVHSPQSPHSPQSYLSPNTTLTPNLSPKPSLTSQPQKITSPGSSTQSQVQSEKQGGENNDFRVYIVTWNVGSAVPPDDITALFGPNVSDGSVDMFIIGLQEVNSMINKRLKDVLFSDQWSDLCMDTLSPFGYVLVASQRMQGVLLLVFSKFCHLPFLRGVQTQSTRTGLGGYWGNKGGVSARMTIFGHPVCFLNCHLPAHMRNLEQRMEDFESILQQQQFEGGTATGVLDHDVVFWFGDLNFRIEDYDIHVVKCAIDSNKLPLLLERDQLNMAKNTESILEGFMEGPLKFPPTYKFDVGTHTYDTSAKKRKPAWTDRILWRLRRTGSPVPTHNAALQRGLTSWLGGATKVTHHTYRSHMGFTISDHKPVSAVFSLHFPFKVEVPLVELQVSKEWSKVSDATVRFTVASTYQRSSWDWVAIYKVGFRHHKDYQAYIWAKGEHATQVTFTEEDLPRDDCEYMLGYYSNNMNTIVGLSTPIQIKIPVHSPTARRSDSSDVSSEDDSTLVLLAPCSRSPSPKTGKHHNHRHRRSRSPAVPAMSSNPLPSLQGLSLHPRSKDGQTRSRSPCSAAKKERLVSPDTVPTPTIISPLSPRSPVSPGGGVTAPEALIAAIIGEHRPAQVSPTGVKQIGKAGDTNTA